The Acropora muricata isolate sample 2 chromosome 4, ASM3666990v1, whole genome shotgun sequence genome contains the following window.
TATAGTGGTTATGTACCGAATAAGTCAATAATAATCAGAGTTTTTTAGCCTAAGAGTATCAAATTATTATCTCAGTTGCATTATCAAAGAGTGCATACAGAGGAAGCTCGAGAAAATGTTGGATTACATCAAAAAATGCTCCGGCCACAGTATAGATTAATTTGAACCAATTCTAAGGGTAAACTGGAACTTGTTAGTGATGAATACTTCTTCGATATCAAACTCATACAGAGACATAGAGAGGTTAACAGTATTCCGACGAGCTCATGTTCAATGATTAAATAGCCCAAGGAGGAAAGCAATTATTTTAATCTCTCAGTTTCACTTTCACGCCTTAATTTAACAGAAAAAGAAACCTTCTCAGGTTGCTTCTTCGGTTCGGCTGTACTCGTGTTTGACAAACAAATCTGTAGTTTCGTGTGAGGAACCATCCAACTTTTAATATCAGACATCCGCACCTTCATTTAAGAGTCCACTTAGAGAGCTCATGGTCACTAACAATGAAAAGGAACCGACACTGATTATCTGATGCAAATAGATAACATACCATTTCTCGTATCTGGGTACGGATGAAGCTCCTCAGAGTTCAAGTGCACTCTCTCCGAAGTCGCacgtggcaaaaaaaaaaaccaaaacgacTAATTAACATTCATCTTAGATTGAAATGTCAAGGAGCTTAACAAAGTCAGTAAGAAATCGATTCTTGTATTGTGGAAACCAAAAGCGCTACTGTTTCGAGTTGGAGAAGTTTCTGTTTCTCGTAACATATCAAATGCGGGGAATTGATACTAGAAAAAAATCCTATCTACGTACCATTAAGAAATCATAAAATAAATCagtgattttaaaaaaaacagtgaTTTTATGGTCTACAAGCGCGTGCTATTATGCTGCATGAAATAGAGCGTATGGTTATGTAAATATAAGAATTCGGAACTTTGTTGTGATATGGTTGACAATATCCGGCGAAGTACAAGCCCAGAAGTTGATACACAACTAACAAGGCATCATCATTAAGAAGATACTACGTCGAAGCAGCAGAGTCATAGGATTGACAGTAAAAAATTGCAACTTTTTAGGAGAGGGATTTCAGCTTTACTTTTTTAGTTTCCTTACACACTCACAAGATAAAAAAGCTTTACCTTTGTTCTCTATGTAAACAGTTATCGATGGAAACGgaaacgacaaaaaaaaacgaTTAACTGGTGCAAGCAGAAATTGCCTGAAATACATAATTGAATGGCCAGTAGGCCGCGTTCCTGTCCGTTACTTTGTAAAACCGACACGCGAATTAAAGTGATCTAGCATTGAAGCACGCGCCACCCTTTTTATGATACTGATGCACCAGTGAGCAACAGGCAAATATCGGAGCATTTAACACTTAAAACTGTCTGGAAAATGATGGATCTATTTTTCTGTATAGCTATGCAAGAATAGATACGATAAAAAAAGGGATGGAAAACAAAGGACGTACATAAGAACAAATAATCTCGGCAGTGATAAAGTAGGAGGTACAAGGGCTCCAAACGGGACTATGCTCATTAACATTTTTCAATTCCGTTTCCAAGAGAACAGCGAAGGTATTTGAACCTTAATGAAAACAGGAAGCTGTCAGGTCATCAATATCCGCGTCTGACCACTATGCAGTTAAAATGTAAATCAATGGTGTAATTTGTCGTTGACAAACTTTTCGACACGCGCTGGACGCGTGTGGGAGGTATAACCAATAATGAGCCATGCAAAGAACTATTTGCTTGGTTATCATATACTGACCCGTCGCCAAGGTCTGTCAGGCTAAAATAGCGAGTTTTCTCCGAAAAGCGTGCATGAATAACAACGTTAACAAGCCTTAGAATAAAAAATTTGTATTAAAAAGCCGTATTGACAGTAATTAGTTTGGCACGACACGGTTCACTGGTTAGTTTAAGTTACCAAAGTTCTTCCCAATTTGAAAGGCATTATCGCCTGCGCTATCTAAATTGAGTGTTGGCGTGGCGTCAGAGTGCCAGCCAATTTTATCTCACATTCGCGTGCCATGGTAAGGGTCTAATAATTCGTTTCTTTTGCAGTGCCCACAGGGAGCGTCAGGAATTTCTTTGTAAAGCAAATATTTGTCGCTGAGATATAAAACAGTTTCATGTCTTGGTATTTTGCAGCGGTTAGCACAAGATTATGCAAGAATATTTCGAAACTCGGAATTCTTTGTTAAGAGGTTAGGCCATCAGTAGGACCAAACAGAAACTTCCCTTcgcactaaaaaaaaattaatttaacaatCAAAAAGAGGTGATTCAGACCGCACAGAAAGCTCAGGTAAAAAAGAACATGTTCCGAACAACAAGACAAGAAAAGAACACTGAGAAAGATTTGtagcttgttttcttttttctgcagTGTTACCTTGCAGATAGATACCAAACATTCTTCAACCCTCTCCATGGATACGACGGAGCAGCCACAGAAACATACCCTAGCAAAAGGCGGAATTCAGCTCCACGAAAAGCAAATAGTAATCAACTTTGTGGACAATGCCTTCTGCACTGTAAGAtaagaaatatttattgttaCATTCCCAATAGGTTTCAGAGCGGTGCTCTAAGAATCATAACTTGAGGCTTGCTGCCTGAATGAACCCATTGGGACTTACTAATGCTTATTTAAGCCGTAACCACAGCAGCAAAAGAGCAGAGAAACTTGGCACGTGGgtaaaacaaaagtttgaatCACTATAGATCGGCACATAGAGACGACACGAAGAATTGGTTGTTGACTTTGTTACAGATTTCCAAAGATCTGATGACAGCACGCACTTCTATTGTGTACGCCAACTAATTATAATGGAAGCCACGCGTAAGGCACGCATAAAGAGCTCAAGACAATTCCAGCCTTTCATATTAAGATTTGTGGTACAAAAAAAGCCATAGCCCATTCAATGCCACTAGTTTGCCAAACGTCTCATTGTGCTAAATGTCTTCATAGCCCCTCCCACTAAGTCTGCCCAACAACCAGGCGTGAAGTCCCTAAGGGACAAAACAAACTGCTTTATAGGCTCCGCCACGCGTCTCACGTAATATAGTATTTGCACGCACTTGTGCAGCGTGGAGCAAGACGAGTCGAGTCCGTTTGCTAAGAGAGCGAGTGACTGCGCCACGCCGCTGTCAGCTTATCACCGCCTTGCATTACACTCATGGAATTTGACTTAAATGTTCAAGGCATCGCTTTCCCGCTTCCTAACCTCGATGATCTCGACTTATCCGAGCTCAACTCTCCAACGCCATCGCCTTCGTCTGATGGCTCGCCATTTGACTCTCCAGTAACTTCGCCTGTGAGTTCACCAGTTTCGCCTCTGTCGTCATCACCTAGTAGCGAATACAGTTCTCCAAGCTCCAGCCCGAAAGCTCCCGGGCATCGAAACCGCTGCCGCACGCCGCAATGTCTAAAAAAAGAACATGCTTCGATCCTGCGAAGGAACGAGAGAGAGAGGAACAGGGTGAAACTGGTCAGTGATGGATTTGCCAACTTGCGCAAGCATGTTCCGACCACACCAACCAACAAAAAGCTCTCTAAGGTGGAAACGCTACGTACGGCCATAGAGTACATCAAACATCTTCAGCGAATGTTAAATGAGAGCAACAGGGCGGAGCGAGAGGCACGTCTGTTAAGACAAGTTGGATGGCTACAGGGCACATTCAATTTACAGGTAAATTAGAACTGTGTTGCACTTTGGTGTATTTGTAAAAATCAATTTCTATCGAGGGCATAAAAAGTAACCAAAAAATTTGCAATGGCAGGCATCCTTGCGCCAGCTTTTCATTTGCAGCGTTTGTTTTTTGAAGTTCCATCTTCCAGATCCATCGCTATGCTTCAAGTGATAGTTTATTTGAAAACGGCAAGAGTAATCAAATTTACACTCGCGTCTTGCAGCGGTGTCAAGTTGCAGTGCTAAAGAGACAATCAGGTTAAAGTAACCTTCCACCGTTGGCCATGCAGCGTGCTTTTCAgtcaattaaaacaaaaacaattttctccATTTCATTGTGCGTTGAAGAAACCTAATAAATTCCCTAAAGCAAGGTGCCTAGTGTCACTCATAGCAGTTTCGGGTACACGTGCCTGGCTACAAAACAAATACAGTTTCGGGAAATGGATTGCTATTACTGAGGTGTAAACTCGCGCGCTCTCATCCGCAGTTCAGTACGATTTCATTTCGCTTCGGGCTTTATTAAAAACAAGCCATGCGGAACAGTAAAATTTGTATGATAATAAAGCCGCAAATGAAGTCTTTTTGTGCGAGGGAATCCAAAATGACACTGAGTTATAACTTGGTTACCTGCCGTGCGCACTAATTGATTGAgcttttttacttcttttattgTAGACTATATCAAGAGGGGATTTGGCCACAGCCCCACCGCTCAGTTCTTATCTATTGAGTCTTCCAGAGATTGCTCCGTACCCAAGTGACACGACTCTCGCAAATAACTCCATGAGTTTGCCAAATATTTACGGCCACCACACCAAGTAAACGAAAACAGAGGTACTCTGATTCAAATAAAGTAAGATAAACTTTCATTACAATGGGATGATCAAGTGTAAGCCAAAGATTGGCATTTTCTGAGACTTTGTGCGATTTAGTTTAGCTTTCTATGGAGTaaagttagttttttttttatcgtgtAAGCAACCCAAGTATACACAATTATATATACATGTATTTTTTAAGAATGTAATAAGCTTGGTTTTAAGTGTAAATAGAATTAGATTAATCATATTAAATAGGACCACATTGTTCGTCGACAAGTTGATTCTTTTCCAAAGTGAAAATAGAAACTTAGGTTAAAACTATCCAACCGGGTTGTTGTATTTTCCCTCCCAACTGGAGGTCAACAAGTAAATAATTGCGAAGCGTGAATTGACAGTTTGACTTACAATTTAGTAGCTGTTAATACCTTGAAGGCTATGAACTGCTGGGTCTTTTATACCAAGAAAATTTCAATATCTCTTCGTAACAGAAACGTTGTATATAGCATACCTTGTAaaagtgtatatatatatagttggAGTATTTAGTATTGATCGCATGCCTCATAGCAAGTTTAGAGTGAACTCTGTACATTGGAGTTATTTTAGCACAGCAAACATTAATCGATTCTAATTGAACGGAATTTTGGCTGAGCAACAAGGCCACTTACATTTCCATCAAATGGAAAAAAGGCAGCTTTTGTAATTCTTAGTTTTTTTAAGATTGTTTGCATTTATGAAGGTAAACAAAAACCTTTTATGTCCATAAGCAGAGTGGTTTTCGCTCCGGCTTAGGAATCTGGCTTGAAGCCAGTATGAAATACTATGCATATTCtgaataaacaaataaactgaaGGTAAACTTCAGTTATGGCGGAGTACGCCATGGAAAAGGAATTAACAGTAAACGCTTAGGTAACCTTGAGACAGGCATCAGGCATGTGCATGTTTTAGTACTGGTCGTCATCGGTGTCACCGCAATGAATCAAGCAAAAGATGGCTCTAATGAGTCTAACGAATTTCTTTTACCAGTGAATTGCTTGCAAGGTCAAGCGTATTGATGTAATAAAAACTTCGAGATTATGAAGCTGGAATTAAGTAGGGACAGAGTCCgttgaataaatgaataaatcgcacaaactgaaaaaggaaaaagagctAACTAATTGCACCCGCGAATATTCAAGTGGGCTGACTTGGAGAAAGAAACGGTTACATGTACTTCTTTGTAATTAAGAAAAGCGATGAATGAAAGGTAGTTGCATTTCGTATATATCTAGAAGTGTGCAATCATTATCACAGGTTGGCTCTTGAAAATGATTCACTTTGTCATTGGAATTACTTGAAGGTAAATTCCTCAATATATGACAACTGTTGACTGGACATCATGCCAATTTGAACAGCCCACTGCTTTCTAAAGTaaaattttgtgaatttttggCAAATTTGGTTAACTCCAGGTAAAATGTCTGTGAACAGACTCAATTGTAATTGTGCTATGCACTGTATTAATGATAGATAATAACACTTAAAAGCGTTGTACGAGTGGTGAATAATCAGCAACTCAATGTATATCTCGGCAGAGAAATTAAAGGTGGCCTTATTTTTTCATACAGTGTAATCATGATCCTTTCTCTGATGAGTTTTGCTTTACTCGATAGCGTGGTTATATAAGGAAGCCTTCTGTAAGCATTTACAAAGTGGACGAGTTTTTGGCGGTCTTTTACAGAATACATTAATAAGCGCTGTTCCCTGCCGACATCTAACGTTACTACTCTAATAAAAGGAACGCAAATAACAGTTTCTTACTCAAAGACGGCCCTCCTATCTAGGGCTCACTTTAACGATTTGTGTTCCCGACTTTCATACATATTCTCTCAAAAATTAAATGCAAAGAGTTCCAAATTTCTAACCAGATTGAAAACATTTGAGTGTTTGTCCTTTTGTCTTATAAAAACCAACAAACAGAATCCTAACGACAACTTCATTGCCTAAACTAACAGCTTTCAACTGAGCCAGGTAGCAGCTGGGTATTGAAGCAGAAAGTTGGTTTAACTTCAGAAAGCTATCACTGATTTCTCTTCAACATATGAAAATTGACTACCacttttactaaaaaaaatggACAACTTGCAAATGTGAACAACGTTGAGTTTGCTAACGGTAACCACTTGTTTCTGTAAAATGGATGTAAGGAAAGGTAGTACAAaggcaaagaaaatgaaaagtaaaaagaaCAACTACAGTACTATTTATCTCTCGGAAATACAACTAGAAGGAAAGATGAATAGGAAATTATATAGTGTTATTTCGTTTCCGGTAATTGTCACAGGAAGATCGGACAAAGCAAAGCAGTATTAGAGTCTGCCGATAAAACACAAAAAACGGGAGTAACGACAAATCACTTCATAGCAGGAGGGCAGGGGACAATTTACAACATGCTGGGACAGCAAAGGTGTTGTTTTCTGTTATTCACAGCAGAAAAACGCGGAACGAATGACTTAAAAAGGTAAAATTGACTCATTTTGGTTATGAGCACAGCCAGAAGCTTTTCTGCCCGAGCGGTACTGCAAAAAATTCATACTGCATTTGGTACCGAGAAAGACGGTGAAAACGCGTTATTGAGTCTTCTCTTTTCCAAAGAATGAAGAAATCTGTTATGAGCCTTAGGGTTGTCTAAAGTTCAGCATCATTGATATAAGAAACGTCGTTGCTGACCCTGACTGGTTGGACATCCCTGAAGTTTCCGGCAAACAAAATACATACAGATTATTTGACATTGATAAGTGATCCTAATTAATTGCAAACTAACTACGTAGGCTTCTAAATAAATGGCTGGGTCCATGAAATCCAAGATTGCCTAAAGGGATATTGTCACTCATTCGAAATAACACAATTGTAAGTAAAGGAAATAAATCAGTTCCTCAAGAAAGCTTACATCGCTATTTAACAACGAGCACCATACTGATTCTATGCATTCTGAGCAGAGAGCAAAATTTCAAAGGGCGATGTGAACGTGTAGTTTTTTTCCACAGCGATATTTCTCAGTAATTGCTGAAAGCGGTAGCATATTCGACAGCCACTTATGTATTATATCCAACATAACATTTCGCAATTTGCACCACGCCATTCCTCAAATCGATTTCGCAATCTCTTTTTTAAAACATCAATAGAGAAACAGCAGCACTTGCCGAGACACCCAGGGTGTAAAAAAGCAGCGTTCAATACACGCAATTCATGGGCAGAGACAAAAAAGCTTTAGAATGGTCGTACTTTGTTTGGACGCTATTTCCCAGCACAAAAGCCGCGAAACCCTTTATAAAGTAATCGCAGTAAACATCACGGCTGGATGTTGCCGCTCCTTGGTTTTTTATTCAAGAGCCGTCACAGGGCTAATTGAAATCCCAAATTTTTACAAATGAGCCACATCTAAAGGAATTTGACGATGCTGCTTCTAAGCATTAGGATAGTTGCTAAGAATGGTGTGAGATTCATCAAATAATGCACGAGGGGCTCAACCTATATAGACTCAACAGTgttgcccaaaaaaaaaaaagaaataaagggATTGTTAAATCCGAAAGGGCGCGGATTTAAGTTAATATGGTTGTGGAAGAAGATGGGAGCAGACTTACTAACGTTGGCTCTTAAGCTCTTACGAGAAGCAAGTTCTGGGATGATGAATTTGATGTAAGTGGGAACTATCAGTTTATGTCCGAGAAATGCACTCCAAAACACGTGAAACTTTTCACTCAATTTCTTGCCTAATCGCGCGCTGACAGGAATATGCCCTATTGATGCCTTTAATTTCAAGTTAAGCAATGCTGGTCGTTGAGATGTGCCACAACGTTTAAAACATTCATTACAGTCACTGAGCGTGGCTTTTCTTGAAGTCAAATATAGGGCCATTATCTTGCCGAGGTATTCTTTGGGTAAAGCGGAACTCGTACAATTCTGTGGATATGGTTAGGTTTTAGGAAAGTCATTCTTGAAATTACTTTGTTTGTTACTTTGGTATGAGCAACTGAGAGGGTTTCTTGACAGATCCCAACTTCCCAAAAAGACGGAAAAGGTCAATCCGGCGGAGGATCTCCTATTATCACAGAGCACAGAGTTGAAGCTACTGACAGTACTGACAACAGTTTACAACAAAAAACTAATATCGACAGCCATGCGAGAATTTTTGATAAACACGTGTGTAATAGTCGATATTTGAGTGTTTGAAGAGGCCACATTGAAAAATGATAATTGACCTACTGACGTATCAGTATCACTGAGCACCTGACAGACTAGAGCTCCAGATTGtgattaaacaaaacaaaacaaaaacaacaccgATGGAATTCAGAAAATCTTTAAAAAGTTAAACTGCAGTGTCAATATCTCCACAATCTCGTTCACCAAAGCTTTTTAATAAACAGATGACAAAATTGAAGAGAACTATGAAACTGACGCACTTATTATTGACTTCATAAATGCTGCTAGTAGAAGTCCACGTGGCATTGCTACACAAGTTGGAATATTCAAATTTGATCCGGTACAAGTTAATACGCCAAGCCATTAACCGTTAACGTTTTTCTTCGTGATCATTTAGATTAGAATATTTCAACAATGCAATTAATAAACACTAGATCACTTTTCATGACTGCATCACGCTATATACAATCTTGTAAAATCCTTAGCACATCGCTTTAAAGGAATTAATATGTacaaaggaaataaaatgctcagAAAATTTTCTTTAAAGCTCATAAAAGTACCCATACCCAGTCAAAATGCTCGGTTGCTACAGAAATTAGCCTGCTCAGTAAAACTATTCCAAGGGAACAATTAAAGCCACGTGTTAACGGCGGGAAAAAGCTATTAAATCAATGTGCCGGACAATTTTTGTGAAGGCCGATGCGTGGGCGTATGAATGGGTGTCAAATTGTTACTTTCCAGAAatacaaacaaagaagattCTATATTTTACTGTGAAGATGGATAGATAGCTTCAAACGTCGTCGTTATAATTTGCTTTTGAAAGCCCGGAGCCCCGCAGCCTTCATTTGAATCAACCAGGAGGtcagttttcaaagaaaagaatTGTGATTAAGCTAAGAAAAACACCGAAGCATTAAATTTGGTAGCAACTAATTGACCAAAGATAAGAGGTTACGaaaggcttttttttcttctatgaCACCTTTGTTTAATTTGGTTTGCCTCTCCACTTTCGGGGATGGCTcgataaacaaataaaagagaagGCATAAAAATTCAAAAGCGCTTCTAAAGAAGCAGTAAAAAGGTAAAACAGTTTGTCACCACTTCCGTGAAAATTTGAATCGTAGAAGCAAAACAATTATTTGGattctgataaaaaaaaaattatcgtaaATGCCATcagtgctgaaaaaaaaaagcgcaaAGAATATTTTAAAAGCCTATTCATTGATCGAAAAGTGACAATAACTACAAAGCCTGGGCCAAACAGCAAGGTTTCCATTCACCAACGGTTATGCTGGCAGGTGTTGTTTATAGAATCCATGATCCTCATTGGATGTGTACAAAGCTGATCTCTGTTTACAAAAGGAAATGTCAATTTGATCAGACAGCGTTCCCAGCGACATTGCAAAAATTGACGTATGACATTCGATCACCAGACGAAAACGAATCAATTATATCACGTCTTCGACGCGTTGCAGAGACTGTGCGAGTCACTGCCATGAGAAATTTCTTATGTCACATTCAGGGTCATGAGTGCGACGATCATGACTGCATTTTTCTATGTATGCACAGTATTGTACTTCGAAACtaaccaaaatgaaaatttagtaTACTACTACAAAAGGTATCAGTAAAGTTTAGTTGAAAATTTCGGGCTGTTCATTCGCTCCTTCCCTAGCGGAGTGTAATTAAAGGCACACAAAGcctaaatgcaatttaaaagGCTAACTTTTGCTTTCGAGACAAAAGATCAGTTTCTTTGGTGCGATCATGCCAAGTACATTACAAATGACTGGTAAGGATGTCTTGGGAAGCATTTTACATCGCTGTTGGATAACTGTGGAATCTGTGCAGCTTCTACACCAGACCTTTTCGTGAAAAGGGACAGGAATAAAAGAAAAGTTCTGAAATTTTTAGTTTCATGCAACGAAAAGATGTGACGAAGAAAAAGTCATTAGCAACATGAATTTCGGAAACGGTCTTTACAAATAACAGGAACACCGTTTCAACATCTTCCTGCTCGAAAGTGCCACTTCAATATCCACTTCAATTTATAATTATATACTTGACAAATTGGTGAATGATGTCTAAAAGAACTGCAGCCAAAACGCAAAGTGGCCCCGTCGAGTCCCAGTTCACTACTGAGACTATATTAAATCTTTCAGTAGGTTGCTCTGGTAGTTGCTGATCATGATCGTGACATGCGAATCGTTCGAACTGAAAAGGTACCGAAAGGGAATTTTTGCATTTAGAATCTATATTTAtacttttcaaaggaaaaagtCACGGACCGACTGGTCGTCTGGTAAACCGTTGGTAGTAATACTTCTAGACCTAAATGCTGAAACTGTGCTTGCATGTCTAACGATTGCCTTCCGTAATTACCCAACGCCTTTCCTTTGCCATCGCGATGAGGGAAGCTACAAGGACTTTTTCTGACATCTATCATCCAACTCCACATATTTAACTCGAAATTTTCTCAGTCTACCCTACAAACAAATTAATCACTTTGAGCAATGGAAAGATGTTTACAATAGTTTTCTATAAAGAATTCTCTTTATAATAGCTTCAAGAATTCAGTCAACCCTATTCTATCATGCTTTCGACGCTTTTGGAAagctgtattgttatagtcaaTGAGCAAAAAAAGCTcattgttgttgatgttgttgttgttgtattctCTTGACAAAAACCGGAACTTTCGCAACTTATGTACGAAAATAGTCGGACAATAACACAGAATACCCTTCccaatgcaaaaaaataaaaaaagggtggaaaattacaattttcaaaagtttaacAACGTCAAAGGCTCCATTTTGAGGTTCTCGTTGCTGTAAAATTTGTTCTCGTATACCTCAGGTTCGTTTTAAGGTTTTTAAAAGTCAAACGCAGTCAGCTAGAAAAAAAGAACTGTTACCTTAGTGTGACGCCCACAGAAATAATTTAGGAAGCTATACTGGTCTTTTGTTGCCTCCACGTAATGACGCAAAAACAAATTAACGATCCCTTGCGGATTCTTGACTGATTCCCTTCGCACAACCCCTCGCAGTATTGCCTATTGGACTACCTCCACCCTTTGGGACTGTCGGTTCAACACGATTCATCTAAGTATAGGGGTGCGACTAAGTAAAGAACAACGAAACTTAACGTACATCGCTATCATAAAACTAAGTGAAGTAATTTTCATTATCCTATGCCTGGGAGTGTCCAGTAAGTTTAGAGATTATGCAatcctccccccccccaaaaaatgaTGGCTCATTCTCGAGCCTTATACAAATTTTAGacgtatatgtatatgtatatg
Protein-coding sequences here:
- the LOC136914737 gene encoding achaete-scute homolog 1a-like, which codes for MEFDLNVQGIAFPLPNLDDLDLSELNSPTPSPSSDGSPFDSPVTSPVSSPVSPLSSSPSSEYSSPSSSPKAPGHRNRCRTPQCLKKEHASILRRNERERNRVKLVSDGFANLRKHVPTTPTNKKLSKVETLRTAIEYIKHLQRMLNESNRAEREARLLRQVGWLQGTFNLQTISRGDLATAPPLSSYLLSLPEIAPYPSDTTLANNSMSLPNIYGHHTK